A genomic region of Fervidobacterium gondwanense DSM 13020 contains the following coding sequences:
- the csrA gene encoding carbon storage regulator CsrA, translating into MLVLSRKVGESILIGDNIQVKVIKIENGVVKIGIMAPSDVKIYREEIYSTVAAHNKAALGTADLLTNVMKLKEALRNDKDR; encoded by the coding sequence ATGCTTGTACTATCGAGAAAAGTTGGCGAGAGTATACTGATAGGTGATAACATACAAGTGAAGGTGATTAAGATCGAAAACGGCGTCGTCAAGATAGGCATAATGGCTCCTTCGGACGTTAAGATATATCGCGAGGAGATTTATTCCACGGTGGCTGCACACAATAAAGCTGCCTTAGGTACGGCGGACTTATTGACAAATGTGATGAAACTGAAGGAGGCACTCAGAAATGATAAAGATAGATGA
- the fliW gene encoding flagellar assembly protein FliW yields the protein MAIYKTRLGEFDINDDEIITFPGGIPGFENLRKFFILSLQETAPISWLVSIEDEQVSFPIIDPWIVKEDYEIELSQQEVAELEVEDPSELIIWCIVTIPLGKPQEATVNLKAPIVINVKKAKGIQAILENYDMRYPLMDATKSDEEKKEE from the coding sequence ATGGCTATCTACAAAACAAGGTTAGGCGAGTTTGATATAAACGATGATGAAATAATCACATTTCCAGGCGGAATACCGGGATTTGAGAATTTGAGAAAGTTCTTCATATTATCATTGCAAGAAACAGCTCCGATAAGCTGGCTTGTGAGTATTGAAGATGAACAAGTATCTTTCCCGATAATTGATCCATGGATTGTCAAAGAAGATTACGAGATAGAACTATCCCAGCAGGAAGTGGCGGAGCTTGAAGTTGAAGACCCTTCAGAATTGATAATCTGGTGCATTGTTACGATACCTCTTGGCAAACCGCAAGAGGCAACGGTGAATTTGAAAGCACCAATTGTCATAAACGTCAAAAAAGCAAAAGGGATACAAGCGATACTTGAAAATTACGACATGAGATACCCGCTAATGGATGCAACGAAATCCGACGAAGAAAAGAAAGAAGAATAG
- a CDS encoding alpha/beta hydrolase, which translates to MVYTFKKGEPKNGWVTIVHGLGEHIGRYERLINLLTENGFGVFGFDLPGHGKSGGIKGHTSIEEIIELIDDLTKSTQKFAIFGHSLGGLIAIRYAELRPQKISKLVVSSPALHLEPKPSQVMMLKIFSFLAPFMTVKNGIDPNHLSRSKEAVEKYISDPLVHDRISIKLGKSMLKNVELAHEQAQRIKCPVAVLIGTEDRVTPPEGAKRFFEELQTEKRIEEFLGGYHELFEDPEHADGFHEKILYYIKDWKSEER; encoded by the coding sequence ATGGTTTACACATTCAAAAAGGGAGAGCCGAAAAACGGATGGGTGACTATCGTCCACGGTCTTGGTGAACACATCGGACGGTACGAACGGTTAATCAACTTGCTTACTGAAAACGGTTTTGGCGTTTTCGGTTTTGACTTACCGGGACACGGAAAGAGCGGGGGGATAAAGGGGCACACGTCTATTGAGGAGATTATAGAGCTAATAGACGACCTAACAAAATCGACGCAGAAATTCGCGATCTTTGGCCACAGCCTTGGTGGGCTGATAGCAATAAGATATGCAGAGCTTAGACCACAAAAAATTTCAAAGCTTGTGGTCTCATCACCGGCACTACATCTTGAACCTAAGCCGAGCCAGGTTATGATGCTCAAAATATTCTCATTCTTAGCACCATTCATGACGGTGAAGAACGGTATAGACCCAAATCATCTATCTAGAAGCAAAGAAGCCGTTGAAAAGTACATCTCAGATCCATTGGTTCACGACAGGATATCGATTAAACTCGGAAAAAGCATGCTCAAGAACGTTGAACTCGCTCACGAACAAGCCCAGCGAATAAAATGTCCGGTTGCTGTGCTCATAGGTACAGAAGACAGAGTAACACCACCGGAAGGCGCAAAGAGATTTTTCGAAGAGCTCCAAACAGAAAAAAGGATTGAGGAATTTTTGGGAGGGTACCACGAATTATTTGAAGATCCGGAACATGCCGACGGCTTCCATGAGAAAATTCTCTACTACATAAAAGATTGGAAATCTGAAGAGCGATAA
- a CDS encoding SoxR reducing system RseC family protein, whose amino-acid sequence MREVMNVVNVDDKYVYLSLMVNEAGCSACALAGSCSVKGEKGTLRVRKDDMKEEFKTVLPGDTVIVDLKHNEAILSLIVYGIPLAGFLIGVLIGYILKLQDLISFVLGIGFAGVGALLTRLYDKKYKIEVIDVKRATVQSWHSDNINEPLNS is encoded by the coding sequence ATGAGGGAAGTAATGAATGTTGTAAACGTTGATGATAAATACGTATATTTATCTTTAATGGTCAATGAAGCAGGCTGTTCTGCCTGCGCTTTGGCAGGCTCATGCTCGGTAAAAGGTGAAAAGGGCACACTTAGAGTGCGGAAGGACGATATGAAGGAAGAATTCAAAACAGTCTTGCCAGGTGACACCGTCATCGTTGATTTGAAACACAACGAAGCTATCTTATCACTTATCGTGTATGGCATACCACTTGCCGGATTTCTAATAGGAGTATTGATTGGATACATCCTCAAACTCCAAGATTTGATTTCCTTTGTGCTTGGGATTGGATTTGCTGGTGTTGGCGCACTGCTCACGAGACTTTATGACAAAAAATACAAAATTGAAGTAATCGATGTTAAAAGAGCAACCGTGCAATCTTGGCATAGTGACAACATAAATGAGCCACTAAATTCTTAA
- a CDS encoding DAK2 domain-containing protein, giving the protein MTTINGVEMKGIFMKGTENLLAHRDEINALNVFPVPDGDTGSNMSSTMLEACKYLENTTEEKLSNVLDVIKRGTLMGARGNSGVILSQIFRGFCDTLSKKNKITVADFVKGIKGAKEVAYKAVLRPVEGTILTVVRVLDEHSKELAACESFEQLFEKMEQIALDTVKMTPNLLQKLKEANVVDAGAKGLYYIIQGFKMYILGDKTINLQGVETRPSEEITIAYEELTYQYCTELIVRARKDIKDATKKELESYLNSMGDSVVFFVQDDVIKLHVHTNNPGQVIETFLQHGELLKVKIDNMKEQHEHVVGEYTKKERKKIAFVAVSPGEGISKVLTDLGVDEIISGGQSMNPSMADILDAIRRANADNIFVFPNNSNIILAADQAAKVAQNEGINVIVIKTVNVQQSVSAMIYKMGEEIEEIKNSINEAIAKTTAISITIAVRDSKYAGEKIKKNEYLGFLNKELAAHHRNLVNVLDKLYEKCNLKDREVLTVFVGSDATPIEQSIVEKYTKKKYPNVQIEFLDGGQPHYPFLMLVE; this is encoded by the coding sequence ATTACAACAATAAATGGAGTTGAGATGAAAGGTATCTTCATGAAAGGTACCGAAAATTTGCTGGCACATAGAGACGAAATAAACGCACTGAACGTTTTCCCGGTACCGGACGGTGATACCGGTTCTAACATGAGCTCAACGATGCTTGAAGCTTGTAAATACCTCGAAAACACCACAGAAGAAAAACTGTCGAACGTTCTTGATGTTATTAAACGCGGTACACTGATGGGAGCTCGAGGAAATTCTGGAGTTATACTCTCTCAAATATTCAGAGGTTTCTGCGATACCTTATCGAAGAAGAACAAAATAACAGTCGCAGATTTTGTAAAGGGAATCAAAGGTGCAAAAGAAGTTGCCTATAAAGCTGTCCTGAGGCCTGTTGAAGGTACGATACTCACAGTTGTGAGAGTTTTAGACGAACATTCAAAAGAACTTGCCGCATGCGAAAGTTTTGAGCAACTCTTTGAGAAAATGGAACAGATAGCGTTAGATACGGTTAAAATGACGCCTAATTTGCTGCAAAAGCTCAAGGAAGCGAACGTTGTGGACGCTGGCGCCAAGGGGCTTTACTACATAATTCAGGGGTTCAAAATGTACATCCTTGGTGACAAAACGATAAACCTCCAAGGCGTTGAGACAAGGCCTTCGGAAGAAATCACCATAGCGTACGAAGAATTAACGTACCAGTACTGTACCGAACTAATAGTGAGAGCGAGAAAAGATATCAAAGACGCGACGAAAAAAGAGCTTGAAAGTTACCTTAATTCAATGGGCGATTCCGTGGTGTTCTTTGTTCAGGACGACGTAATTAAACTGCACGTTCACACAAATAACCCGGGACAAGTAATTGAAACTTTCCTCCAGCATGGTGAACTATTGAAGGTTAAAATCGACAATATGAAAGAACAGCATGAACACGTTGTTGGAGAATATACAAAGAAAGAACGCAAGAAGATTGCATTTGTTGCAGTCTCGCCAGGAGAAGGCATATCAAAGGTATTAACAGACCTTGGCGTAGATGAAATAATCTCGGGTGGTCAATCGATGAACCCGAGCATGGCTGACATACTTGATGCGATCAGGCGAGCGAATGCGGACAACATATTCGTATTTCCAAACAACTCAAACATAATCTTAGCGGCTGATCAAGCAGCGAAAGTGGCTCAGAACGAAGGGATCAATGTAATAGTAATAAAAACTGTGAATGTCCAGCAGAGTGTTAGTGCAATGATTTACAAGATGGGAGAAGAAATTGAAGAGATAAAAAACAGCATAAACGAAGCCATTGCTAAAACGACTGCCATATCAATTACAATCGCGGTTAGAGACTCGAAATATGCTGGTGAAAAGATAAAGAAAAACGAATACCTCGGATTTCTTAACAAAGAATTAGCAGCGCATCACAGAAATTTGGTAAACGTTTTGGACAAACTGTACGAAAAATGCAACTTAAAAGATCGGGAAGTGCTAACGGTGTTCGTTGGTTCGGACGCAACGCCTATCGAACAGAGCATAGTTGAGAAGTATACTAAGAAGAAATATCCGAATGTGCAGATAGAATTTTTAGATGGTGGGCAACCACACTATCCTTTCTTAATGTTAGTTGAGTAA
- a CDS encoding Asp23/Gls24 family envelope stress response protein codes for MKFQTQYGEIEITVNAIRKLVYLAVLETYGPISIGSDNWFNRWFSSDEGKIRVEEDEYGHLKIDIFVEVEYGTKVTEVGKNIEENVVHKLKAFANCENAEVDVHIIGVR; via the coding sequence ATGAAGTTTCAAACTCAATATGGAGAGATTGAGATTACAGTAAATGCAATTAGAAAACTTGTCTACCTTGCTGTCCTCGAAACGTACGGACCAATTAGCATTGGTTCGGATAACTGGTTCAACAGGTGGTTTTCTTCTGATGAAGGAAAGATAAGAGTCGAAGAAGATGAATACGGACACCTAAAAATTGATATATTCGTCGAAGTGGAATATGGCACGAAAGTCACCGAGGTTGGCAAAAACATAGAAGAAAACGTGGTGCACAAACTCAAAGCCTTTGCAAACTGTGAAAACGCAGAAGTTGACGTGCACATAATTGGCGTTAGATGA
- the dxs gene encoding 1-deoxy-D-xylulose-5-phosphate synthase, with protein MEENLIQKIREMSYEELEKFADEIRRYMIEVTSANGGHLASNLGTVELTLALYRIFDPYKDYIIWDTGHQAYTHKLLTGRWNEFKTLRTYGGISGFTNIFESPVDRFGAGHVGTSISAALGIEKALKLKGEKANVVVVIGDGALTSGQALEALNQVKAQHSKIKIILNSNGMSISKNVGGLSMLLESLRTSKIYVTIKERIKHGMSENVEFELRKIREALKVALVGEDFFESLGLKHFGPVDGHDIKSLEEAFKQIKDYPYPTVLTVFTIKGKGYPHSEENPTKYHGVEKFDPDSGVFEKPQAAYSYSELFGKILTKIAEKDDKIIALTAAMPDGTGLTQFAKQFPERFIDLGITEQSVVTYAGGLATMGYKPVVAIYSTFLQRAYDQIIHDIALQNLNVIFAIDRAGLVGTDGPTHHGVFDIAYLRPIPNVKILTPLSGQDLANTLYTILTNSSEYTGPIAIRYPRDTEFGNLDEICGKIEKINPFSWQILNEGKDIALLVVGTLAEKYLEISKRNNWTLIGVRSVKPLDEQLLRHIISTHSHIFTVEEGSLSGGFGESVSKYLNCQAEISNKPYIYNIGIPDEFITHGPRGKLLELVGLDSSSVERRVREITKVKGVIV; from the coding sequence ATGGAAGAGAACCTGATACAAAAAATTAGGGAAATGAGCTACGAAGAATTGGAGAAATTTGCCGATGAAATACGAAGATACATGATAGAAGTGACTTCCGCAAACGGAGGTCACTTGGCTTCCAATCTTGGTACAGTTGAATTGACACTCGCACTTTATAGGATCTTCGACCCGTACAAAGACTACATCATCTGGGATACTGGCCACCAAGCGTACACGCACAAATTATTGACAGGCCGATGGAACGAGTTCAAAACACTAAGAACTTACGGTGGCATATCAGGATTCACGAACATATTCGAATCTCCAGTTGACAGATTCGGAGCAGGTCATGTGGGTACGTCTATCTCAGCTGCGCTTGGAATAGAGAAAGCTTTAAAACTGAAAGGTGAAAAGGCTAACGTTGTTGTGGTTATTGGTGATGGCGCATTAACAAGCGGGCAAGCCTTGGAAGCTTTGAATCAAGTAAAAGCTCAGCATTCAAAGATAAAAATCATACTCAACAGCAACGGGATGAGCATTTCAAAAAACGTTGGTGGCCTTTCGATGCTCCTCGAATCGCTCAGAACGAGCAAAATTTACGTTACGATTAAAGAAAGAATTAAGCACGGAATGAGCGAAAATGTAGAATTTGAGCTGAGAAAAATAAGAGAAGCACTCAAAGTAGCACTTGTAGGCGAAGATTTCTTTGAATCGCTCGGATTAAAACATTTCGGTCCTGTTGATGGTCACGATATAAAATCGCTCGAAGAAGCGTTCAAGCAAATCAAAGACTATCCATACCCGACAGTCTTGACAGTATTCACGATCAAGGGGAAGGGTTATCCGCACTCTGAGGAAAACCCGACGAAGTACCACGGTGTTGAAAAGTTTGATCCCGACTCTGGGGTTTTCGAAAAGCCGCAAGCTGCGTATTCGTACAGTGAGCTTTTTGGCAAAATTCTAACAAAGATAGCTGAGAAAGATGACAAAATAATAGCACTCACCGCAGCAATGCCAGACGGAACAGGCTTGACACAATTTGCCAAACAATTTCCCGAAAGATTCATCGATCTCGGTATAACAGAACAATCTGTTGTGACGTACGCAGGTGGTCTTGCAACAATGGGTTACAAGCCCGTTGTTGCAATATATTCAACGTTCTTGCAGAGAGCATATGACCAAATAATTCACGACATCGCCTTGCAGAACCTGAACGTTATTTTTGCAATAGACAGGGCAGGATTAGTGGGAACAGATGGACCTACGCACCACGGAGTTTTTGACATAGCATACTTGAGACCTATTCCAAACGTGAAAATATTAACGCCGCTCAGCGGACAAGATTTGGCAAACACACTCTACACCATACTTACAAACAGTAGCGAATACACTGGACCGATCGCGATCAGGTACCCGAGGGATACAGAATTTGGCAATTTGGACGAAATCTGTGGTAAAATAGAGAAGATAAATCCATTTAGCTGGCAGATTCTGAACGAAGGAAAAGACATTGCGCTACTTGTCGTAGGAACTCTTGCAGAAAAGTACTTGGAAATTTCTAAAAGGAACAACTGGACATTGATAGGAGTGAGAAGTGTTAAGCCGCTTGATGAACAACTTCTAAGGCATATAATATCGACACACAGCCATATTTTCACAGTGGAAGAAGGAAGCCTCAGTGGCGGTTTTGGAGAAAGTGTTTCCAAATACTTGAATTGCCAGGCTGAAATTTCAAATAAGCCGTATATATACAACATTGGAATACCGGACGAATTTATAACGCATGGACCAAGGGGAAAATTGCTCGAATTGGTAGGACTTGACAGTAGTAGTGTTGAGAGAAGAGTTAGAGAGATAACAAAAGTGAAGGGAGTGATTGTATGA
- the serS gene encoding serine--tRNA ligase: MVDLKLLRKSPEIFYEALNKRNYSTELIDKIVELDKEWRNYVNLVNNLKAKRNELSKSVAKLKAEGKNEEANEIIAESKKLGDEIALHEAKQKELEEEMYKLALYIPNVPHESVVVGKDEMENVEVRRWGEPRKFDFEPKAHWDLGPELGMLDFDRGAKLSGSRFTVMFGAIARLERAIAQFMLDTHAKNGYIEVNVPHLVKRETITATGQLPKFAEELYTCEKDDLFLIPTAEVSLAALHIDEILEENQLPKKYTAFTPCYRREAGSYGKDVRGLIRQHQFEKVELVWYTTPERSFDDLEQLTRDAETILQLLGLPYRVVMLCTGDLGFAAAKTYDIEVWLPSYNAYKEISSCSNDTDFQARRGNMRYRTKDGKMNYVHTLNGSGLAIGRTLVAIMENYQNPDGTITVPEVLRPYMGTDIIRPM; this comes from the coding sequence ATGGTAGACCTTAAGCTTTTAAGAAAATCACCGGAGATATTCTACGAAGCGCTGAACAAAAGAAATTACTCAACCGAACTAATTGACAAGATAGTTGAACTTGACAAAGAATGGAGGAATTATGTAAATCTTGTGAACAATCTCAAGGCAAAGAGAAATGAATTATCAAAGAGTGTTGCAAAATTGAAAGCCGAAGGCAAAAACGAAGAAGCGAACGAAATAATCGCCGAGAGCAAGAAACTTGGCGATGAAATTGCGCTCCACGAGGCAAAACAAAAAGAACTCGAAGAAGAGATGTACAAACTCGCTCTATATATACCGAACGTACCGCACGAAAGTGTCGTAGTAGGAAAAGATGAGATGGAAAATGTCGAAGTTCGCAGATGGGGAGAACCGAGAAAGTTCGATTTTGAACCGAAAGCCCACTGGGACTTGGGACCAGAACTCGGTATGCTCGACTTTGACAGAGGCGCGAAATTGAGCGGTTCGAGATTCACGGTTATGTTCGGCGCAATCGCAAGGCTTGAAAGAGCGATTGCACAATTCATGCTCGACACGCATGCAAAGAATGGATACATAGAAGTTAACGTTCCACATCTTGTGAAACGAGAGACCATAACAGCAACAGGTCAGCTTCCAAAATTCGCGGAAGAACTTTACACATGTGAAAAAGACGACCTCTTCTTGATACCAACTGCCGAAGTCTCGCTCGCTGCGCTCCACATAGACGAGATATTGGAAGAAAATCAACTTCCAAAGAAATATACGGCATTTACTCCATGTTATAGAAGAGAAGCGGGAAGCTATGGAAAGGATGTAAGGGGACTAATAAGACAACACCAGTTTGAGAAAGTTGAACTCGTATGGTACACGACACCAGAGAGGTCCTTCGACGACCTTGAACAACTCACACGCGATGCCGAGACAATACTCCAGCTCCTCGGACTGCCATACAGAGTGGTCATGCTCTGCACGGGTGACCTCGGCTTTGCAGCTGCGAAGACGTACGACATAGAAGTTTGGCTGCCGTCTTACAATGCCTACAAAGAAATATCTTCGTGCAGCAACGACACAGACTTCCAAGCGAGAAGAGGAAACATGCGTTACAGAACCAAAGATGGAAAGATGAACTACGTTCACACGCTGAACGGTTCAGGTCTTGCTATCGGAAGGACATTGGTAGCGATTATGGAAAACTATCAAAATCCTGATGGAACAATAACCGTTCCCGAAGTCTTGAGACCGTACATGGGAACGGACATAATTAGACCGATGTGA